In uncultured Trichococcus sp., the following proteins share a genomic window:
- a CDS encoding family 78 glycoside hydrolase catalytic domain, translating to MKITDLKCNGEYNSLQPSLPLLFKWKIDSGYQKKYIFQISCDEKFDALLLNIETFSDKNSYTLTQFEFDEQVTYYYRVQVLDTENHLSSWSSVQYFEAPIKNWSARWISPENRDGNTMKRPFVATKDFRLEKKIKKARLNISSLGLYEAKINGSKVSDDYFRPGFTDYNHRVQFQVYDVSDCLNELNNIEITVAEGWYSGFYGWDQTKNKFGNRNAVIAELTIEYLDGSMASICTDETWKHCNSPIHYSDIYNGEKIDFRESNHELGKMVPITYPINRLVIQQGPSVQQIESVSAKRAWIDSDGSLVLDMGQNLVGWINIKLQGKKGQVITIKHAEFLKHDSIFYTDNLRQAEATDTYILSGNEDILEPHFTYHGFRYIKIEGLEENIPLTDVTAVVLSSAMKKTGTFETDNPKINRLQQNIEWSLKGNFFDIPTDCPQRDERLGWTGDAQIFAQSASFLVDTQTFFKKWLKDLALEQAEQHGAVPLVVPDILKGLFSEGMMNATAGWGDAATIIPWTLYQTFDDESILAEQYPSMKAWVNYIYSRGDNPYLWDTDIQLGDWLALDSAGPDSDPVFGGTDSSLIATVFYAESTRILADAAKLLGDAADHAFYTDVHQQILSNFKKHYLNEQSELVCNTQTANILALKFGMVSGAAKEKAVNNLVKLIKKENSHLNTGFLGTPYICEVLIENGHPELAYTLLFNEDYPSWLYQVNAGGTTIWERWNSVLEDKTMSPDGMNSLNHYAYGSIGDFLYQYVGGLRKLAPGYKRSLIYPVLPENLKIKKADCRLDTVYGLLANKWELLDKTFKMEVTIPANTRALIVLPKPADPEKLIASITLDYPELTLNPSTNKHVTLMGETFKLGRTESLEFNRLDDGVLVMDVPYGEYHFAYDI from the coding sequence ATGAAAATAACGGACTTGAAGTGTAACGGAGAATACAACAGCCTACAGCCCAGTTTGCCACTACTATTCAAATGGAAAATTGATAGCGGTTACCAGAAGAAGTATATTTTTCAAATTTCCTGCGACGAAAAATTTGATGCACTCCTGTTGAATATCGAAACCTTCTCAGACAAAAACAGTTACACATTGACACAATTCGAATTTGATGAGCAGGTAACCTATTATTACCGCGTGCAAGTATTGGATACAGAAAACCATTTATCTTCATGGTCTTCAGTCCAATACTTTGAGGCACCGATCAAGAATTGGTCAGCGCGCTGGATTAGCCCTGAAAACAGAGACGGAAACACCATGAAAAGACCTTTCGTGGCGACCAAGGATTTCCGATTGGAAAAGAAAATAAAAAAGGCCAGACTGAATATTTCCAGTCTGGGCCTCTATGAAGCAAAAATAAATGGGAGCAAGGTCAGCGACGACTACTTCCGTCCTGGCTTCACTGATTACAATCATCGTGTCCAATTCCAAGTCTATGATGTCAGCGACTGCTTAAACGAATTGAACAACATTGAAATCACGGTTGCCGAAGGTTGGTACAGCGGCTTCTACGGCTGGGACCAGACAAAAAACAAATTTGGAAACCGGAATGCTGTCATCGCCGAATTGACAATAGAATACCTGGATGGGTCAATGGCATCTATCTGCACCGACGAGACTTGGAAACACTGCAACAGTCCTATCCACTACTCCGATATCTATAATGGTGAAAAGATCGATTTTCGGGAATCGAATCATGAACTAGGTAAAATGGTGCCAATCACTTATCCCATCAACCGTTTGGTCATCCAACAGGGTCCTAGCGTCCAGCAAATCGAGAGTGTTTCAGCTAAACGAGCATGGATTGATTCCGATGGCTCGCTTGTCTTGGATATGGGTCAAAATCTGGTCGGCTGGATTAATATAAAGCTCCAAGGAAAAAAGGGACAAGTAATCACAATCAAGCACGCAGAATTCCTGAAGCACGATTCCATTTTTTATACGGACAATCTGCGTCAAGCTGAAGCTACGGATACTTACATTTTGTCCGGAAACGAAGACATTTTGGAACCCCATTTTACTTATCATGGGTTCAGATACATCAAGATCGAAGGTCTTGAGGAAAATATCCCTTTGACTGATGTAACGGCGGTCGTCCTATCCTCCGCCATGAAAAAAACCGGCACGTTTGAAACGGATAATCCTAAAATCAATCGGCTCCAACAGAACATCGAATGGTCACTTAAAGGGAATTTCTTTGATATCCCTACCGACTGTCCGCAACGCGATGAACGTTTGGGTTGGACTGGCGACGCGCAGATTTTTGCCCAGTCGGCAAGTTTTCTTGTCGATACCCAGACATTCTTCAAAAAGTGGCTGAAGGATCTGGCGCTTGAGCAGGCCGAGCAACACGGTGCCGTACCGCTTGTAGTGCCAGATATCCTTAAGGGCCTTTTCAGCGAAGGCATGATGAACGCCACGGCCGGTTGGGGCGATGCGGCAACCATTATTCCTTGGACGCTTTATCAGACCTTTGACGATGAATCGATCCTGGCGGAACAGTATCCGAGTATGAAAGCTTGGGTCAACTACATTTATTCCCGTGGAGATAATCCTTACTTATGGGACACGGATATCCAACTGGGAGATTGGCTGGCATTGGATTCCGCGGGACCGGATTCGGATCCTGTATTCGGCGGAACAGACAGCAGCCTGATTGCGACTGTATTCTATGCAGAATCGACAAGGATCCTTGCGGACGCCGCGAAGCTTCTTGGTGATGCTGCCGATCATGCATTTTATACGGATGTGCACCAGCAAATACTATCCAATTTTAAAAAGCACTATCTGAACGAACAGTCAGAATTGGTCTGCAACACCCAGACCGCAAACATATTGGCACTAAAATTCGGAATGGTATCCGGCGCAGCAAAAGAAAAAGCGGTAAATAATTTGGTGAAACTGATCAAAAAAGAAAATAGCCACCTGAACACTGGCTTCTTAGGCACACCGTACATCTGTGAAGTATTGATCGAAAATGGGCATCCGGAGTTGGCCTACACCCTGCTGTTCAATGAGGACTATCCTTCTTGGCTGTACCAAGTGAATGCCGGTGGCACAACAATCTGGGAAAGATGGAATTCCGTACTGGAAGACAAAACAATGAGTCCCGATGGCATGAATTCCCTCAACCATTATGCCTACGGTTCAATTGGGGATTTCCTTTACCAATATGTCGGCGGGCTGCGGAAACTGGCGCCTGGCTATAAACGCAGCTTGATTTATCCAGTATTGCCTGAAAATTTAAAAATCAAAAAGGCTGACTGTAGGTTGGATACTGTTTACGGGCTGCTCGCAAATAAATGGGAACTCCTGGATAAAACATTCAAAATGGAAGTCACCATACCGGCAAACACCCGAGCGCTCATTGTCCTTCCCAAACCTGCAGATCCGGAGAAACTGATTGCTTCCATCACGCTTGACTATCCGGAGCTAACGCTGAATCCGAGCACGAACAAACATGTCACCTTGATGGGAGAAACGTTCAAACTCGGCCGAACAGAATCATTAGAATTCAATCGGTTGGATGATGGAGTTCTCGTTATGGATGTGCCGTACGGCGAATATCACTTTGCTTATGATATCTGA
- a CDS encoding dihydrodipicolinate synthase family protein, protein MYDLTNDFHIAVPTAFYENEDLNTEATLQHVMHLYGQGVKSVLVCGTTGEQHSLSLTEKLQLLESIDATSFLPDDLEILFGVASIRQKEALQLAEKINTSPKISGVLLGFPPYILLSQIEAMRYVEAIAKVIDKPIILYNNPRRTGFNLELDTFAELIKLPNIIGIKDAGESARIPELISVAAKKIYVYAGGEIDLDKKIALGANRLSSMAGNLYPTEVEAYFTDLLRGRADKTKNAGIEEKIHNVFSDNPIIYIKNEITKHMQIDMGIARSPLGN, encoded by the coding sequence ATGTACGATTTGACGAATGATTTCCATATTGCGGTCCCGACCGCGTTTTACGAAAACGAGGATCTGAATACGGAGGCGACGTTGCAGCATGTCATGCATCTGTACGGTCAGGGGGTGAAATCCGTCCTGGTGTGCGGCACGACAGGGGAGCAGCACAGTCTATCGTTGACCGAGAAACTGCAATTGCTGGAAAGCATCGATGCGACCAGTTTCCTGCCGGATGACTTGGAGATACTCTTCGGAGTAGCCAGCATCAGGCAGAAGGAAGCCCTGCAGCTGGCTGAGAAAATCAATACGAGCCCGAAAATCAGCGGCGTGCTGTTGGGTTTTCCACCTTATATCCTGCTTTCACAAATAGAAGCGATGCGCTATGTGGAAGCCATCGCAAAAGTCATCGATAAGCCCATCATCCTCTACAACAATCCGCGGCGGACGGGATTCAATCTGGAGTTGGACACTTTTGCTGAACTGATCAAGCTGCCGAACATCATCGGCATCAAGGACGCGGGGGAAAGTGCGCGTATCCCCGAATTGATTTCCGTTGCGGCCAAAAAAATCTACGTCTATGCCGGCGGGGAGATTGATTTGGACAAAAAGATCGCATTGGGCGCAAACCGTTTGTCCTCCATGGCGGGTAATCTGTATCCGACCGAGGTAGAAGCATATTTCACGGATTTGTTGCGCGGGCGCGCGGACAAAACAAAAAACGCCGGAATCGAAGAGAAGATTCACAACGTTTTTTCGGATAACCCGATTATATACATTAAAAACGAAATCACGAAGCACATGCAGATCGATATGGGGATTGCGCGATCGCCGCTTGGTAATTAG
- a CDS encoding SDR family oxidoreductase, with the protein MDRIVIVTGGTRGIGYETAKKYLNENDKVIIASIDDEKTVEKVVQELSQIGEVTFYKCNVACKEDCEDLVKETILKYGRIDVLAHVAGIVGKRDAFTEIDLEDTLNVIKVNLMGTINIGHYVSQEMVKQKSGVIVNVGSICGFMANSEAIGYHASKGGVKMVTQAMARELSPYGIRVVSVAPGWVKTGMIDKPIEEMGSKLHMKGRIIEPKEIADAIYLMTLKEASAINGSTVMVDDGYSSFKGIDGYQI; encoded by the coding sequence ATGGACAGAATAGTGATCGTAACAGGCGGAACAAGGGGAATCGGATATGAGACCGCCAAAAAATATTTAAACGAGAACGATAAAGTCATCATCGCAAGCATTGATGACGAAAAAACGGTTGAAAAAGTGGTCCAGGAATTATCGCAGATAGGCGAAGTCACTTTCTACAAATGCAATGTTGCCTGCAAAGAGGATTGCGAAGATCTGGTCAAAGAAACCATCCTGAAATACGGACGCATCGATGTGCTGGCACATGTTGCCGGCATTGTAGGGAAAAGAGACGCCTTTACGGAGATTGATTTGGAAGATACGCTGAATGTCATCAAAGTGAACCTGATGGGGACGATCAACATCGGGCATTACGTGAGCCAAGAGATGGTCAAACAGAAATCAGGCGTTATTGTGAACGTGGGCTCGATCTGCGGATTTATGGCCAATTCAGAGGCCATTGGGTATCATGCCAGCAAAGGCGGCGTGAAGATGGTGACGCAAGCAATGGCAAGAGAGCTTTCGCCTTATGGCATCCGCGTCGTTTCCGTCGCTCCAGGTTGGGTAAAAACAGGAATGATCGATAAACCAATCGAGGAGATGGGGAGCAAGCTGCATATGAAAGGCAGAATCATCGAGCCGAAAGAAATCGCTGATGCAATCTATCTCATGACCTTAAAAGAAGCAAGTGCCATCAACGGAAGCACAGTCATGGTTGATGATGGCTATTCGTCATTCAAAGGCATTGACGGCTATCAGATTTAA
- a CDS encoding FAD-dependent oxidoreductase — protein MFEKLFEPIKIGTLEVENRFVVPAMDSHYTNKEHYFEKRAFEYYAARAKGGFGLIITEFICVSEEGLAEATQAAIYDDKFIPSLSRLTERVHQENGKIFAQIQHSGRIRGEGTSTLPPVGPSALPMPGKNEVVHELTTDEVKEIVQKFIAAAVRAQAANFDGVEIHGAHGYLLAEFLSKGVNKRSDEYGGNITNRGRIVAEIIQGIKKECGQDFPVIVRTSGDEAQYGYNNLEDAKAQALLFQESGADALHISYGVAVQSNYIASGFNIPNAKAVKECLDIPVIVVGRINDPMLANSVIASGSADFVALGRQSICDSEFVNKVKENRINELLTCTGCMQRCFYTSSFEEGEGTSCMINPFSGKESTWVIETAEDKKKILVVGAGVGGLQASWILAKRGHEVTLAEKSNFLGGQYRLASIPPMKQDLVKTVSTYAAFCEKYGVKILSNTFVDEQFIAENQADVIVVSTGSVPIVPRIEGIENENVYLANDVLASSVLLQNKKVLVLGAGLVGAETAELLGEYGNDVTIMDMLDTVAPLAMKRPRMDLLARLEKHQTNIILESKVIKINEDGVEYEKNNQQNTLNGYDAIVLAFGSKPNNQLFELMKQKHPSVYSIGDSDCVADAKKAIYDATKLALEI, from the coding sequence ATGTTTGAAAAGTTATTTGAACCAATAAAGATAGGTACGCTTGAGGTGGAGAACAGATTTGTCGTTCCCGCCATGGACAGTCACTACACCAATAAGGAGCATTATTTTGAGAAACGGGCATTTGAATACTATGCCGCTAGAGCAAAAGGCGGATTCGGCCTCATCATCACCGAATTTATCTGCGTCAGTGAAGAAGGACTAGCCGAAGCGACTCAGGCAGCAATCTATGATGACAAATTTATCCCGTCCCTCAGCAGACTAACGGAAAGAGTCCACCAGGAGAACGGAAAAATCTTTGCTCAAATTCAGCATTCCGGCAGAATCAGAGGCGAAGGCACGAGTACCTTGCCTCCGGTCGGTCCCAGTGCCTTGCCGATGCCCGGGAAAAATGAAGTGGTTCATGAATTGACGACCGATGAAGTTAAAGAGATCGTCCAGAAGTTTATCGCTGCCGCAGTTCGGGCCCAGGCGGCAAATTTTGATGGGGTAGAAATTCACGGTGCCCATGGCTATTTGCTGGCGGAATTTTTATCCAAAGGTGTCAATAAAAGAAGTGACGAGTACGGCGGAAACATCACAAACAGAGGCAGGATTGTTGCCGAAATTATTCAAGGCATCAAAAAAGAATGCGGCCAGGATTTCCCGGTTATTGTAAGAACAAGCGGTGATGAAGCGCAGTATGGCTACAACAATCTGGAAGATGCCAAGGCACAGGCTTTATTGTTTCAGGAGTCAGGCGCAGATGCGCTTCACATCTCATATGGGGTTGCTGTCCAATCCAACTACATCGCTTCAGGCTTCAATATTCCGAATGCGAAAGCTGTGAAGGAGTGTTTGGATATCCCTGTCATTGTGGTTGGCAGAATAAACGACCCTATGCTGGCGAACAGTGTTATTGCTTCAGGCAGTGCCGATTTTGTCGCTCTGGGACGCCAATCCATTTGTGACAGTGAATTTGTCAATAAAGTCAAAGAGAACCGGATCAATGAGTTGCTGACTTGCACAGGCTGTATGCAGAGATGTTTCTACACTTCTTCGTTTGAAGAAGGCGAAGGAACATCCTGCATGATCAATCCATTCAGCGGCAAAGAATCGACATGGGTGATCGAGACAGCCGAAGATAAGAAGAAAATTCTTGTCGTCGGGGCTGGCGTAGGCGGACTGCAGGCAAGCTGGATCCTGGCCAAACGAGGACATGAAGTCACTCTAGCGGAAAAAAGCAATTTCCTGGGCGGCCAATATCGATTGGCGAGCATTCCGCCGATGAAACAGGATTTGGTCAAGACCGTCTCAACTTATGCTGCGTTCTGTGAAAAATATGGTGTTAAGATATTAAGCAATACTTTTGTGGATGAACAGTTCATTGCGGAAAATCAGGCTGATGTCATCGTCGTTTCGACCGGCTCCGTTCCGATTGTTCCGCGCATTGAAGGTATTGAGAATGAAAATGTTTATCTTGCTAATGACGTCTTAGCCAGCTCCGTCTTGTTGCAAAATAAAAAAGTCCTCGTTTTGGGCGCTGGGTTAGTTGGAGCGGAGACCGCCGAATTGTTGGGCGAATACGGCAATGACGTAACCATCATGGATATGCTCGATACGGTCGCCCCTCTTGCGATGAAACGACCTAGAATGGATCTGTTGGCGCGCCTTGAAAAACATCAGACAAACATTATTCTCGAAAGCAAAGTCATCAAAATCAATGAAGACGGCGTGGAATATGAAAAAAACAATCAGCAAAATACGCTCAATGGATATGACGCAATCGTACTGGCGTTCGGATCAAAACCAAATAATCAGTTGTTTGAGCTGATGAAACAAAAACATCCGAGTGTCTATTCGATCGGGGACAGCGACTGCGTGGCGGATGCCAAAAAAGCCATTTATGATGCGACAAAATTAGCTTTGGAAATATAG